Proteins encoded together in one Pseudoroseomonas cervicalis window:
- a CDS encoding NAD(P)-dependent oxidoreductase — MAGLRILLTHAPRARALYYGEAALQALAQHGTLRLNERDAPLDTAALLALAEGCDIIVADRLAAAPAALFAGLPQLAAFLRVAVDIRNVDVEAASRAGVLVCRATPGFVDSVAELALGLMIDLARGISDAVLAYRAGGAAPVRMGRQLSGATLGIIGHGAIGQRLGRLAASLGMQVLASDPALPEGAEREGARGVSFAALLAASDIVVCLAPARPETEGLMNAAAFAAMRRGALFLNLARGELVDEAALAAALESGQLGGAAMDVGRAADQMPSPSLAARPDVVATPHIGGLTPQAAHHQAFDTVRQVAALAAGRLPEQAVNPQAAHRLARLGIDDFC, encoded by the coding sequence ATGGCCGGCCTGCGCATCCTGCTCACCCACGCCCCACGCGCCCGCGCGCTGTATTACGGGGAGGCGGCGCTGCAGGCGCTGGCGCAGCACGGCACGCTGCGGCTGAACGAGCGCGACGCGCCGCTCGACACCGCGGCGCTGCTGGCCCTGGCCGAGGGCTGCGACATCATCGTGGCCGACCGGCTGGCGGCGGCGCCGGCGGCGCTGTTCGCGGGGCTGCCGCAGCTCGCGGCCTTCCTGCGGGTCGCCGTCGACATCCGCAATGTCGATGTCGAGGCCGCCAGCCGCGCCGGCGTGCTGGTCTGCCGCGCCACCCCCGGCTTCGTCGATTCCGTGGCGGAGCTGGCGCTTGGCCTGATGATCGACCTGGCGCGCGGCATCAGCGACGCCGTGCTGGCCTATCGCGCCGGCGGGGCGGCGCCGGTCCGCATGGGGCGGCAGCTTTCCGGCGCCACGCTCGGCATCATCGGCCATGGCGCCATCGGGCAGAGGCTGGGGCGGCTGGCGGCCTCGCTCGGCATGCAGGTGCTGGCCAGCGACCCGGCGCTGCCCGAGGGGGCGGAGCGCGAGGGCGCGCGGGGCGTGTCCTTCGCCGCGCTGCTGGCGGCCTCCGACATCGTGGTCTGCCTGGCGCCGGCGCGGCCGGAGACCGAGGGGCTGATGAACGCCGCGGCCTTCGCCGCCATGCGGCGCGGCGCGCTGTTCCTGAACCTGGCGCGCGGCGAGCTGGTGGACGAGGCGGCGCTGGCCGCCGCGCTGGAGTCCGGCCAGCTGGGGGGCGCGGCGATGGATGTCGGCCGCGCCGCCGACCAGATGCCGAGCCCGTCCCTCGCCGCCCGGCCGGATGTGGTGGCGACGCCGCATATCGGCGGGCTGACGCCGCAGGCGGCGCATCACCAGGCCTTCGACACGGTGCGCCAGGTGGCGGCGCTGGCGGCCGGGCGCCTGCCGGAGCAGGCGGTCAATCCGCAGGCGGCGCACCGCCTGGCGCGGCTGGGGATTGATGACTTCTGCTAA
- a CDS encoding DUF2934 domain-containing protein, with protein MSDAKRQLEERIRQRAYALWEQAGRPHGQDEAHWHQARRELDAGEAGNAALDAQLADTFPASDPPSLTDPNRGARLSGDKAAKPARPAARKPVAGTDAAPSAATQKAAAAAASKAPGAQPPAPAGARPTPGKAAPKPAARKPKA; from the coding sequence ATGAGTGATGCGAAGCGGCAGCTGGAGGAGCGGATCCGTCAGCGCGCCTATGCGCTGTGGGAGCAGGCCGGCCGCCCGCACGGGCAGGACGAGGCGCATTGGCACCAGGCGCGCCGCGAGCTGGATGCCGGCGAGGCGGGCAATGCGGCGCTGGACGCGCAGCTGGCCGACACCTTTCCCGCCAGCGACCCGCCCAGCCTGACCGACCCCAATCGCGGCGCCAGGCTCTCCGGCGACAAGGCCGCGAAGCCGGCCAGGCCGGCGGCGAGGAAGCCGGTGGCCGGCACCGATGCCGCGCCCTCCGCCGCCACGCAGAAGGCCGCGGCGGCGGCGGCCAGCAAGGCGCCGGGCGCGCAGCCGCCCGCCCCCGCCGGCGCCAGGCCCACCCCCGGCAAGGCGGCGCCGAAGCCGGCCGCGCGCAAGCCGAAGGCCTGA
- a CDS encoding CreA family protein — protein MSRRRPIPPALSLLAALPLALALGGDATAQSRVGEVSTTFRLVGPNDKVVVERYDDPRVPNVSCYVSRADTGGLSGWVGLAEDPSRFSIACRATGVVTLPQGLPQTESVFRQSSSALFKSLTVTRMHDREKNVLVYLVTSTKIVDGSPFNSVTAVPLEAPPR, from the coding sequence ATGTCCCGCCGCCGCCCCATCCCGCCCGCCCTGTCGCTGCTGGCAGCGCTGCCGCTCGCCCTGGCGCTGGGCGGCGACGCCACGGCGCAGAGCCGCGTCGGCGAGGTCAGCACGACCTTCCGCCTGGTCGGCCCCAACGACAAGGTGGTGGTCGAGCGCTATGACGACCCGCGCGTGCCGAATGTCTCCTGCTATGTCTCGCGCGCCGACACTGGCGGGCTGTCCGGCTGGGTCGGGCTGGCCGAGGATCCGTCGCGCTTCAGCATCGCCTGCCGCGCCACCGGCGTGGTGACGCTGCCGCAGGGGCTGCCGCAGACGGAATCGGTGTTCCGGCAATCCTCCTCGGCGCTGTTCAAGTCGCTGACGGTGACGCGCATGCATGACCGCGAGAAGAACGTGCTGGTCTATCTCGTCACCAGCACCAAGATCGTCGACGGCTCGCCCTTCAACAGCGTCACCGCCGTGCCGCTGGAGGCGCCGCCACGCTGA
- a CDS encoding O-antigen ligase: protein MPGAARRPGGFAPHWTSSGAAAPAALRLEGAGPARPALAPPPAAFRLPAWLMPLQLALAAIGVVLYSGAKFQLSGGAPEAEQLGASDPLNTLMQLMLLAGGGLAVLLHARRALGLALRLWPFLLIVAMIAASTLWSQSPGHTLRRSVSVVVLLLFVLSTIAGPGIVRFMRITVGVTLVLVVFSLAEAVLRPSIGFDTGDYANAVRGVFPQKNVFGMALLCGALALSYVVLERGRLRWSDGAILLVLLVMLVLARSTTSLLLTLLCAGATVAFLWLDRGGAWAASILLGLVVGGSAGLLLFGALGTEGLFELIGKDASLTGRTFIWEEVWNSINQRPLLGIGYAAFWIADSPGVLAIQERVQWAVPSAHSGYLEVLLQLGWAGAVLVMLLAAVTLLWALVALARGPRRHAMWTLMLAGVLVILNQSESALLNPDLPMIFWLMVLVALQQAPPREAARPGWRRLGYVAGGGALSVAAPPAARR, encoded by the coding sequence ATGCCGGGCGCGGCGCGCCGCCCCGGCGGCTTCGCGCCGCACTGGACGTCGTCCGGTGCGGCGGCGCCCGCCGCGCTGCGGCTGGAGGGGGCCGGGCCCGCGCGGCCGGCCCTGGCGCCGCCGCCCGCCGCCTTCCGCCTGCCGGCCTGGCTGATGCCGCTGCAGCTGGCGCTCGCCGCCATCGGCGTGGTGCTCTACAGCGGCGCCAAGTTCCAGCTGAGCGGCGGCGCGCCGGAGGCCGAGCAGCTCGGCGCCAGCGACCCGCTGAACACGCTGATGCAGCTGATGCTGCTGGCCGGCGGCGGGCTGGCCGTGCTGCTGCATGCGCGGCGGGCGCTGGGCCTCGCCCTGCGGCTCTGGCCCTTCCTGCTGATCGTGGCGATGATCGCCGCCTCCACCCTCTGGTCGCAATCGCCGGGGCACACGCTGCGCCGCTCGGTCAGCGTGGTGGTGCTGCTGCTGTTCGTGCTGTCCACCATCGCCGGCCCCGGCATCGTGCGCTTCATGCGCATCACGGTGGGCGTCACCCTGGTGCTGGTGGTGTTCAGCCTGGCCGAGGCGGTGCTGCGCCCCTCCATCGGCTTCGACACCGGCGACTACGCCAATGCGGTGCGCGGCGTCTTCCCGCAGAAGAACGTCTTCGGCATGGCGCTGCTCTGCGGCGCGCTGGCGCTGTCCTATGTGGTGCTGGAACGCGGCAGGCTGCGCTGGAGCGACGGCGCCATCCTGCTGGTGCTGCTGGTGATGCTGGTGCTGGCGCGCTCCACCACCTCGCTGCTGCTGACGCTGCTCTGCGCCGGCGCCACCGTCGCCTTCCTCTGGCTCGACCGCGGCGGCGCCTGGGCGGCCTCCATCCTGCTCGGCCTGGTGGTGGGCGGCAGCGCCGGGCTGCTGCTGTTCGGCGCGCTCGGCACCGAGGGGCTGTTCGAGCTGATCGGCAAGGATGCCTCGCTCACCGGCCGCACCTTCATCTGGGAGGAGGTGTGGAACTCGATCAACCAGCGGCCGCTGCTGGGCATCGGCTATGCCGCCTTCTGGATCGCCGATTCCCCCGGCGTGCTGGCGATCCAGGAGCGGGTGCAATGGGCGGTGCCCAGCGCCCATAGCGGCTATCTGGAGGTGCTGCTGCAGCTGGGCTGGGCCGGCGCCGTGCTGGTCATGCTGCTGGCGGCGGTGACGCTGCTCTGGGCGCTGGTGGCGCTGGCGCGCGGGCCCCGCCGCCACGCCATGTGGACGTTGATGCTGGCGGGGGTCCTGGTGATCCTGAACCAGAGCGAGAGCGCGCTGCTGAACCCCGACCTGCCGATGATCTTCTGGCTGATGGTGCTGGTGGCGCTGCAGCAGGCGCCGCCGCGCGAAGCCGCGCGCCCGGGCTGGCGGCGGCTCGGCTATGTCGCCGGCGGCGGGGCGCTCAGCGTGGCGGCGCCTCCAGCGGCACGGCGGTGA
- a CDS encoding exopolysaccharide biosynthesis polyprenyl glycosylphosphotransferase: MTQPEPAPSAAAARGGLAALGQSLATVRWTHGLINRVVKWFDVAMLLLPAAFFGLLPGSDASPLAWQQALVIAAAQVWAYLSVMERISAYRVEHYQGFWGQLGHILAGLAVGWAVGLIALQACLPGQLPLNQPWFLEWHALQFLLLLLSRQWHRLMVYWVERRRLLCRKVVVVGANPTGARVLAELTAPDKAAEYELVGVFADSSDGDVGHDGAAPAALDGHAVLGGLPALSAFAQDNTIDLIVLALPWSRAQELFRLMHQVEWIAADVVIPFDPEGVPPNYARIAPLGRLRALQVMVRPFKGTQGVVKVIEDYVIASVALLLLSPIMIAAAIAIRLDSPGPIFFKQWRPGLGQKPFAIYKFRTMLMDPTDDGSVGTQSRNDPRITRVGGLLRRLSIDELPQLINVLRGEMSIVGPRPYVANMLVGQERFSEMVRQYAARHRIKPGLTGWAQANGMRSYALRSPENARKSIEMDLYYITHWSLWLDIRIMVRTVVVGLAGRNVF; the protein is encoded by the coding sequence GTGACGCAGCCCGAACCCGCCCCCTCCGCCGCCGCCGCCCGTGGCGGGCTCGCCGCCCTCGGCCAGTCGCTCGCCACGGTCCGCTGGACGCATGGGCTGATCAACCGCGTCGTCAAATGGTTCGACGTGGCGATGCTGCTGCTGCCGGCGGCCTTTTTCGGCCTGCTGCCGGGCAGCGATGCCTCGCCGCTGGCCTGGCAGCAGGCGCTGGTCATCGCCGCCGCCCAGGTCTGGGCCTATCTCTCGGTGATGGAGCGCATCTCCGCCTATCGGGTGGAGCATTACCAGGGCTTCTGGGGCCAGCTCGGCCATATCCTGGCGGGGCTGGCGGTGGGCTGGGCGGTCGGGCTGATCGCGCTGCAGGCCTGCCTGCCCGGCCAGCTGCCGCTGAACCAGCCCTGGTTCCTGGAATGGCACGCGCTGCAATTCCTGCTGCTGCTGCTCAGCCGGCAATGGCACCGGCTGATGGTCTATTGGGTGGAGCGGCGCCGCCTGCTCTGCCGCAAGGTGGTGGTGGTCGGCGCCAACCCGACCGGCGCCCGCGTGCTGGCCGAGCTGACCGCGCCCGACAAGGCGGCGGAATACGAGCTGGTCGGTGTCTTCGCCGACAGCAGCGATGGCGATGTTGGCCATGACGGGGCCGCGCCGGCCGCGCTCGATGGCCATGCGGTGCTGGGCGGGCTGCCGGCGCTCTCGGCCTTCGCGCAGGACAACACCATCGACCTGATCGTGCTGGCCCTGCCCTGGAGCCGCGCGCAGGAGCTGTTCCGGCTGATGCACCAGGTCGAGTGGATCGCCGCCGATGTCGTCATCCCCTTCGACCCGGAGGGCGTGCCGCCGAACTATGCGCGCATCGCCCCGCTCGGCCGGCTGCGCGCGCTGCAGGTGATGGTGCGGCCCTTCAAGGGCACCCAGGGCGTGGTCAAGGTGATCGAGGATTACGTCATCGCCAGCGTCGCGCTGCTGCTGCTGAGCCCGATCATGATCGCCGCCGCCATCGCCATCCGGCTCGACAGCCCGGGCCCGATCTTCTTCAAGCAGTGGCGCCCCGGCCTCGGCCAGAAGCCCTTCGCCATCTACAAATTCCGCACCATGCTGATGGACCCGACCGATGACGGCTCGGTCGGCACGCAGAGCCGCAACGACCCGCGCATCACGCGGGTGGGCGGCCTATTGCGCCGGCTGTCGATCGACGAGCTGCCGCAGCTGATCAACGTGCTGCGCGGCGAGATGTCGATCGTGGGTCCCCGCCCCTATGTCGCCAACATGCTGGTGGGGCAGGAGCGCTTCTCGGAGATGGTGCGGCAATACGCCGCGCGGCACCGCATCAAGCCGGGGCTGACCGGCTGGGCGCAGGCGAACGGCATGCGCAGCTACGCGCTGCGCTCGCCGGAGAATGCGCGCAAATCGATCGAGATGGACCTCTACTACATCACCCATTGGTCGCTCTGGCTCGACATCCGCATCATGGTGCGCACCGTGGTGGTCGGGCTGGCGGGGCGGAACGTGTTCTGA
- a CDS encoding polysaccharide biosynthesis/export family protein → MRLPAALLLSLLSLALAGCGTGQALDPVERAPEGFAPWTETAPEYRIGAGDRLRVQFLLTPEMNETVLVAPDGQVALRAAGRLALSGMSVTQAEAAVEQASRRILTQPVVTLGLEEAGASTVLVGGAVQRAGAYPLPGRRGVLEAVLQAGGFDPDARMGQVVLIRRGPGDRPMLRTIDVRGFIEGSAAGAADVPLYPGDIVYVPRSRIGEVNLWIDQFVNRLVPFNRSFSYTINRGTTGVP, encoded by the coding sequence ATGCGCCTGCCCGCCGCCCTGCTGCTGTCCCTGCTGTCGCTGGCGCTGGCCGGCTGCGGCACCGGCCAGGCGCTGGACCCGGTGGAGCGCGCGCCGGAGGGCTTCGCCCCCTGGACCGAGACCGCCCCCGAATACCGCATCGGCGCCGGCGACCGGCTGCGCGTGCAGTTCCTGCTGACGCCGGAGATGAACGAGACGGTGCTGGTGGCGCCCGATGGCCAGGTGGCGCTGCGCGCCGCCGGCCGGCTGGCCCTCTCCGGCATGAGCGTGACGCAGGCCGAGGCGGCGGTCGAGCAGGCCTCCCGCCGCATCCTGACCCAGCCGGTGGTGACGCTGGGGCTGGAGGAGGCCGGCGCCTCCACCGTGCTGGTGGGCGGCGCGGTGCAGCGGGCCGGCGCCTATCCGCTGCCCGGGCGGCGCGGCGTGCTGGAGGCGGTGCTGCAGGCCGGCGGCTTCGACCCGGATGCGCGCATGGGCCAGGTGGTGCTGATCCGCCGCGGCCCGGGCGACCGGCCGATGCTGCGCACCATCGATGTGCGCGGCTTCATCGAGGGCAGCGCCGCGGGCGCCGCCGATGTGCCGCTCTATCCGGGCGACATCGTCTATGTGCCGCGCAGCCGTATCGGCGAGGTCAATCTGTGGATCGACCAGTTCGTCAACCGGCTGGTGCCGTTCAACCGCTCCTTCAGCTACACCATCAACCGCGGCACCACCGGCGTGCCGTGA
- a CDS encoding Wzz/FepE/Etk N-terminal domain-containing protein, whose protein sequence is MSGGPERDGQDRPPQDPSPAGTEGDGAGPAEAAAPEHAPQADAPQDGPAPPPGDPPPPEAEESAAWEKVPPGAPPPGPEARPQGAALAAAPAPMLAPPEPFGAPPVGGFHIADLLVTLRLRWKLLALAFLLPVALGFAGALLAPTRYTAESVLLAQTTREAAGATDVTGFGPNVVAVEMLKVTRAEIEILRSTAVLEEALRRAGPGGIFTDAELTGAKAIEALWRALKTEADTASTIMRVSLTLPDRERALRGLQAVVGAYLDRRDQMYADESARLLNAELERYGQRIRALEAQIRQVQAENGVLDIAQDITLAASRREELARRENALREQQANVEAQRSAAEAALAAQPGRVFASSEATNLVPGDDSRGQLARLLQERERMAGQYTAEYPGLRELDQRIAALRGAMRENARTTFSTTREVRNPNVEMLSQRVVALRLEGEALERQLAELQRQRQEAEQRGTALLSAEQRLRALGREREGLEAVNRQLITREAGTRIGEEARRQGRPGVVVVQPPAAPLDGRSLRKLLAAGGIAGGFAFAGGLGLLLTLTRRVLATPDEAERGLRLPALASFGSLVPASRDLKPMPPVEDLVALLGDARVNGRRPRLVQLVATDAGDGRDELGRALAVALARRGVADVALIDLQSDGRAHLAALGSQPLEVERIPGHVLVFSTVIPNLWISYEAVESDLTNPRASREETQTLLDRLREAFGTVVLIGPDEGGSYAMRRLSAMVDANLLVVRGERSRGAEARAVRDTVLGSGGALLGFAFTGQRRLLPRALTRLFA, encoded by the coding sequence ATGAGCGGCGGGCCGGAGCGGGACGGGCAGGACAGGCCGCCGCAGGACCCCAGCCCGGCCGGGACGGAGGGAGACGGCGCCGGCCCCGCGGAGGCGGCCGCGCCGGAGCATGCGCCGCAGGCGGATGCGCCGCAGGATGGGCCGGCGCCGCCGCCCGGGGATCCGCCGCCGCCCGAGGCCGAGGAGAGCGCCGCCTGGGAGAAGGTGCCGCCGGGTGCGCCGCCGCCGGGGCCGGAAGCCCGGCCGCAGGGCGCCGCCCTGGCCGCCGCGCCGGCGCCGATGCTGGCCCCGCCCGAGCCCTTCGGCGCGCCGCCGGTGGGCGGTTTCCACATCGCCGACCTGCTGGTGACGCTGCGGCTGCGCTGGAAGCTGCTGGCCCTGGCCTTCCTGCTGCCGGTGGCGCTGGGCTTCGCCGGCGCCCTGCTGGCCCCCACCCGCTACACCGCCGAAAGCGTGCTGCTGGCGCAGACCACCCGCGAGGCCGCGGGCGCCACCGACGTCACCGGCTTCGGCCCCAATGTCGTCGCCGTCGAGATGCTGAAGGTGACGCGCGCCGAGATCGAGATCCTGCGCAGCACCGCCGTGCTGGAGGAGGCGCTGCGCCGCGCCGGGCCGGGCGGCATCTTCACCGATGCGGAGCTGACCGGCGCCAAGGCCATCGAGGCGCTGTGGCGCGCGCTGAAGACCGAGGCCGACACCGCCAGCACCATCATGCGCGTCAGCCTGACCCTGCCCGACCGCGAGCGCGCGCTGCGCGGGCTGCAGGCGGTGGTCGGCGCCTATCTCGACCGGCGCGACCAGATGTATGCCGATGAGAGCGCGCGCCTGCTGAATGCCGAGCTGGAGCGCTACGGCCAGCGCATCCGCGCGCTGGAGGCGCAGATCCGCCAGGTGCAGGCGGAGAATGGCGTGCTCGACATCGCCCAGGACATCACCCTCGCCGCCTCGCGCCGCGAGGAGCTGGCGCGGCGCGAGAACGCGCTGCGCGAGCAGCAGGCCAATGTCGAGGCGCAGCGCAGCGCGGCCGAGGCGGCGCTGGCCGCCCAGCCCGGCCGCGTCTTCGCCTCCAGCGAGGCCACCAACCTGGTGCCGGGCGATGATTCGCGCGGCCAGCTCGCCCGGCTGCTGCAGGAGCGGGAGCGCATGGCGGGGCAGTACACCGCCGAATATCCCGGGCTGCGCGAGCTGGACCAGCGCATCGCCGCCCTGCGCGGCGCCATGCGGGAGAATGCGCGCACCACCTTCTCGACCACGCGCGAGGTGCGCAACCCGAATGTCGAGATGCTGAGCCAGCGCGTCGTCGCCCTGCGGCTGGAGGGCGAGGCGCTGGAGCGTCAGCTGGCCGAGCTGCAGCGCCAGCGGCAGGAGGCCGAGCAGCGCGGCACCGCCCTGCTCTCCGCCGAGCAGCGGCTGCGCGCCTTGGGGCGCGAGCGCGAGGGGCTGGAGGCGGTGAACCGCCAGCTGATCACCCGCGAGGCCGGCACCCGCATCGGCGAGGAGGCGCGCCGCCAGGGCCGCCCCGGCGTGGTGGTGGTGCAGCCCCCCGCGGCGCCGCTGGACGGGCGCAGCCTGCGCAAGCTGCTGGCCGCCGGCGGCATCGCCGGCGGCTTCGCCTTCGCCGGCGGGCTCGGCCTGCTGCTGACGCTGACCCGCCGCGTGCTGGCGACGCCGGACGAGGCCGAGCGCGGGCTGCGCCTGCCGGCGCTGGCCAGCTTCGGCAGCCTGGTGCCGGCCTCGCGCGACCTGAAGCCGATGCCGCCCGTCGAGGATCTGGTGGCGCTGCTGGGCGATGCGCGGGTCAATGGCCGCCGCCCGCGCCTGGTGCAGCTGGTGGCGACCGATGCCGGCGATGGGCGGGACGAGCTGGGCCGGGCGCTGGCCGTGGCGCTGGCCCGGCGCGGCGTGGCCGATGTGGCGCTGATCGACCTGCAATCGGATGGCAGGGCGCATCTGGCGGCGCTGGGCTCGCAGCCGCTCGAGGTCGAGCGCATCCCCGGCCATGTGCTGGTGTTCAGCACGGTGATCCCCAATCTCTGGATCTCCTATGAGGCGGTGGAGTCCGACCTGACCAATCCGCGCGCCAGCCGGGAGGAGACGCAGACCCTGCTCGACCGGCTGCGCGAGGCCTTCGGCACCGTGGTGCTGATCGGCCCGGATGAGGGCGGCAGCTATGCGATGCGCCGGCTCTCCGCCATGGTCGACGCCAATCTGCTGGTGGTGCGCGGCGAGCGCAGCCGCGGCGCCGAGGCGCGCGCGGTGCGCGACACCGTGCTCGGCTCGGGCGGCGCGCTGCTCGGCTTCGCCTTCACCGGGCAGCGGCGGCTGCTGCCGCGCGCCCTGACCCGCCTGTTCGCCTGA
- a CDS encoding WecB/TagA/CpsF family glycosyltransferase, whose product MTNTYADTAPPPEGRPHSQRLLGLRFDSLDLEAVLALIAARDPASPFAYVVTPNADHLLRHERAGAALRAVYEGAWLSVCDSRVLRLLAARRGIHLQLAPGSDLTEALFARGLAGPDTPVTIIGGSAAVAEALRQRFGLRRLAHHNPPMGFIDDPAAVAACVDVVLAHPARFVLLCVGSPRQEMLAARIAESGRATGIGLCVGAALEFTTGAKKRAPLWMQRAHLEWLHRLGSEPRRLWRRYILEAPRLLWLMRRVERPRGAPPG is encoded by the coding sequence ATGACCAATACTTACGCCGATACCGCCCCGCCGCCAGAGGGGCGGCCGCACAGCCAGAGACTGCTCGGCCTGCGCTTCGATTCGCTGGATCTGGAGGCGGTGCTGGCCCTGATCGCGGCGCGCGACCCGGCTTCGCCCTTCGCCTATGTCGTCACCCCCAATGCCGACCATCTGCTGCGGCATGAGCGCGCCGGTGCGGCGCTGCGCGCGGTGTATGAGGGCGCCTGGCTGTCGGTCTGCGACAGCCGCGTGCTGCGGCTGCTGGCGGCGCGGCGCGGCATCCATCTGCAGCTCGCCCCCGGCTCCGATTTGACCGAGGCGCTGTTCGCCCGCGGCCTGGCCGGGCCGGACACGCCGGTCACCATCATCGGCGGCAGCGCCGCGGTGGCGGAGGCGCTGCGGCAGCGCTTCGGCCTGCGGCGCCTGGCGCACCACAACCCGCCCATGGGCTTCATCGACGACCCGGCCGCCGTCGCCGCCTGCGTCGATGTCGTGCTGGCGCATCCGGCGCGCTTTGTCCTGCTCTGCGTCGGCTCGCCGCGGCAGGAGATGCTGGCGGCGCGCATCGCCGAGAGCGGGCGGGCCACCGGCATCGGGCTCTGCGTCGGCGCGGCGCTGGAATTCACCACGGGGGCCAAGAAGCGCGCGCCGCTCTGGATGCAGCGGGCGCATCTGGAATGGCTGCACCGGCTGGGCAGCGAGCCGCGCAGGCTGTGGCGCCGCTACATCCTGGAAGCGCCGCGCCTGCTCTGGCTGATGCGCCGGGTGGAGCGGCCGCGCGGCGCACCGCCTGGCTGA
- a CDS encoding glycosyltransferase family 2 protein, producing the protein MPRTAIVICTYNRPLPLKRAVESARAQALPPGYEAEVLVVDNSPDSNARDAVASMAEGPGLPLRYLGLPQPGVSQARNAGVAATSGETLIFLDDDQWFDPGCVAALLATAEASGADMVFGPVLPDFPGGAPDWDPTGHHYRRLVHWPTGTTMPLNHSNPAGGRWIATGNLLLRRATCLAEPVPFDPSLGICGGEDYDLFVRLHGQGRRMVWCAEAVAHEEVPAGRTRLGYFRRRSFHAGKLYGMVTLRYSACRPCTALNLTARAIAQCGVAAARWAGAVLTREKRAERHSVKLAEVAGKLVWWSLSRRSPW; encoded by the coding sequence ATGCCGCGCACCGCCATCGTCATCTGCACCTACAACCGCCCGCTGCCGCTGAAGCGCGCCGTGGAAAGCGCCCGCGCCCAGGCCCTGCCGCCGGGCTACGAGGCCGAGGTGCTGGTGGTGGACAATTCGCCCGACAGCAATGCCCGCGACGCCGTCGCTTCGATGGCGGAGGGGCCGGGCCTGCCGCTGCGCTATCTCGGCCTGCCGCAGCCCGGCGTCTCCCAGGCGCGCAATGCCGGCGTCGCCGCGACCAGCGGCGAGACGCTGATCTTCCTCGATGACGACCAGTGGTTCGACCCGGGCTGCGTCGCCGCCCTGCTCGCCACCGCCGAGGCGAGCGGCGCCGACATGGTGTTCGGCCCCGTCCTGCCGGATTTCCCCGGCGGCGCGCCGGATTGGGACCCGACCGGCCACCATTACCGCCGGCTGGTGCACTGGCCGACCGGCACCACCATGCCGCTGAACCACAGCAACCCGGCCGGCGGCCGCTGGATCGCCACCGGCAATCTGCTGCTGCGCCGCGCCACCTGCCTGGCCGAGCCGGTGCCCTTCGACCCCTCGCTCGGCATCTGCGGCGGCGAGGATTACGACCTCTTCGTGCGGCTGCACGGCCAGGGCCGCCGCATGGTCTGGTGCGCCGAGGCGGTGGCGCATGAGGAGGTGCCGGCGGGGCGCACGCGGCTCGGCTATTTCCGCCGCCGCAGCTTCCATGCCGGCAAGCTCTACGGGATGGTCACCCTGCGCTACAGCGCCTGCCGCCCCTGCACCGCGCTGAACCTGACGGCGCGCGCCATCGCGCAATGCGGCGTGGCCGCGGCGCGCTGGGCGGGCGCGGTGCTGACGCGCGAGAAGCGCGCCGAGCGCCATTCGGTGAAGCTGGCCGAGGTGGCCGGCAAGCTGGTCTGGTGGAGCCTGTCCCGCCGGAGCCCCTGGTGA